One region of Streptomyces subrutilus genomic DNA includes:
- a CDS encoding potassium channel family protein, translating into MVVCGDDGLARRLAAELAGMYGEHVTLVVPPAGEPPLAVRPPARRGRRGRVPSTAGVRGSAGERPPQEPRIVEAAEPDEEVLAAVAADAAALALVYEDDDRNVRAALVARRLNPGLRLVIRLYNRKLGEHLEDLLDQAAIVAEPGIDPRDRDSATTVLSDADTAAPALAASAVAGTSKVVQADGLLLRAVERTPPGRGERADPGLCTLALLSATATDPAGSESSVIGGERGLQLLPDDRAVAAATGRGTVALETVTHTGPAQAAAPRLSAASLPVASLFSRRLRWSLAGIVAAVTALAVASWLATGDHPLHAAYVTLLDLFAINEPAVGATAQRQVLQILTGFVGLLLLPVLVAAALEALGAFRTATVLRRPPRGLSGHVVLLGLGKIGTRVLARLRELEIPVVCVESDPRARGLALARRLRVPVVVGDVTDEGVLEAARVHRAHALLAVTSSDTTNLEAALYARGVKPDLRVVMRLYEDDFATAVYRTLRAAHPGALTRSRSVTHLAAPAFAGAMMGRQILGAIAVERRVLLFAVVDVAGHPQLEGRTVTEAFRPGARRVVALDTAAPAERRPDLATVPREGSVPGPGLVWQPHPGYVLKAEDRVVLAATRRGLAELLGRTGAHVPQP; encoded by the coding sequence ATGGTGGTGTGCGGGGACGACGGGCTGGCCCGCAGGCTGGCGGCGGAACTCGCCGGAATGTACGGGGAGCACGTCACGCTCGTCGTGCCGCCCGCCGGCGAGCCTCCGCTCGCGGTACGGCCGCCGGCGCGGCGCGGGCGCCGGGGGCGGGTCCCCTCGACCGCAGGGGTCCGTGGGTCGGCGGGGGAGCGGCCACCGCAGGAGCCGCGGATCGTGGAGGCCGCGGAGCCGGACGAAGAGGTGCTGGCCGCCGTGGCGGCCGACGCGGCCGCGCTGGCCCTCGTCTACGAGGACGACGACCGCAACGTACGGGCCGCCCTCGTCGCCCGGCGGCTCAACCCCGGGCTGCGGCTGGTGATCCGGCTCTACAACCGCAAGCTGGGCGAGCACCTCGAGGACCTCTTGGACCAGGCGGCGATCGTGGCCGAGCCGGGGATCGACCCGCGCGACCGGGACTCCGCCACGACCGTGCTGTCCGACGCCGACACCGCCGCGCCCGCACTGGCCGCGAGCGCGGTCGCCGGCACCAGCAAGGTGGTACAGGCCGACGGGCTGCTGCTGCGCGCGGTGGAGCGTACGCCGCCGGGGCGCGGCGAGCGGGCCGATCCGGGCCTGTGCACCCTCGCGCTGCTGTCCGCGACCGCCACCGACCCCGCCGGCAGCGAGAGTTCGGTCATCGGCGGCGAACGCGGACTCCAACTGCTGCCCGACGACCGGGCCGTGGCGGCCGCGACGGGACGCGGCACCGTGGCCCTGGAGACGGTGACCCACACGGGGCCCGCGCAGGCGGCCGCGCCCCGCCTGAGCGCCGCCTCACTGCCGGTGGCCTCGCTCTTCTCCCGGCGGCTGCGCTGGTCGCTGGCCGGCATCGTGGCCGCCGTCACCGCGCTGGCCGTGGCCTCCTGGCTGGCCACGGGCGACCACCCCCTGCACGCCGCCTACGTCACCCTGCTCGACCTCTTCGCGATCAACGAACCGGCGGTCGGTGCCACGGCGCAGCGGCAGGTGCTCCAGATCCTGACCGGGTTCGTCGGCCTCCTGCTGCTGCCCGTCCTGGTGGCGGCCGCGCTCGAGGCGCTGGGCGCCTTCCGTACGGCCACGGTGCTGCGCCGCCCGCCCCGCGGACTGTCCGGGCACGTGGTGCTGCTGGGCCTGGGCAAGATCGGCACACGGGTGCTGGCGCGGCTGCGGGAGCTGGAGATCCCGGTGGTCTGCGTGGAGTCCGACCCACGCGCCCGCGGACTGGCGCTGGCCCGCCGGCTGCGGGTGCCCGTGGTCGTCGGGGACGTCACCGACGAGGGTGTGCTGGAGGCCGCCCGCGTCCACCGGGCGCACGCCCTGCTCGCCGTGACCAGCTCCGACACCACCAACCTGGAGGCCGCCCTGTACGCGCGCGGGGTCAAGCCGGACCTCCGGGTCGTGATGCGCCTGTACGAGGACGACTTCGCGACGGCCGTCTACCGCACCCTGCGCGCCGCCCACCCGGGCGCGCTCACCCGCAGCCGGAGCGTCACCCACCTCGCCGCCCCCGCCTTCGCCGGGGCGATGATGGGCCGGCAGATCCTCGGTGCCATAGCGGTGGAGCGCCGGGTGCTGCTCTTCGCCGTCGTCGACGTGGCGGGGCACCCGCAGCTCGAAGGCCGGACCGTCACCGAGGCCTTCCGCCCCGGAGCCCGGCGGGTCGTCGCCCTCGACACCGCCGCGCCCGCGGAGCGCCGCCCCGACCTGGCCACCGTCCCGCGCGAGGGTTCGGTCCCGGGGCCGGGGCTGGTGTGGCAGCCGCACCCGGGGTACGTCCTCAAGGCCGAGGACCGCGTGGTCCTGGCCGCCACCCGCCGGGGCCTGGCCGAGCTCCTCGGCCGCACAGGAGCCCACGTCCCCCAGCCCTGA
- a CDS encoding DUF2264 domain-containing protein — MVISGLPADNREFSPRTGYTRDHWEVTADGLLRAAWRWATPGGALLDLPGPPSASGVRSDGLEGYARTFLAAAFRVAGGGGKDPHGWLDRYARGLAAGTRAPGRDDAESWPRIRDLHVHGQPMVESASVALGLRLTRPWLWDRLDSAVQDRTEEWLRGALRHAPAPNNWYLFPFTVAGFLESVGRGDAETSRARRRGLGLLEQWYAGQGWYADGDGRAFDHYNGWALHLYPVLDAHLAAGDGAPPGPARPHGARLRTHLDSHSLLFGADGAPLYFGRSLTYRFAAAAAVGLGAVTGHTPLTPGTSRRLLSGSLRYFLERGAVDDAGLLRPGWHGAHAATLQPYSGPASPYWAAKAFVCLLAPAADPLWTATEEPAPCERADRVLALPAPGLLLQSTRADGLVRLHNHGSDHVGPDEAESAADEDPLYARYAYSTRTGPTAYGNIRDNHLAVVVAGTRSARRRIHPLGAGHGDGWGWAASWHRPVFAGGTGVPGLRVDSVTVVRGRHELRVHRIQGAPEGARAEQTGWAAGPGDAARSALHPLHGWREQDEARAPAGTAFTPWALVPRLTAAVAGTGLYAALATLTAEPAPVPDPPAAAEAVRADGNGIEVRWADDGSLTRIAFGPVRVEHLPAGADGHPGPTGPVPPGTA; from the coding sequence ATGGTCATCTCCGGACTCCCCGCCGACAACCGTGAGTTCAGTCCCCGCACCGGCTACACCCGGGACCACTGGGAGGTGACGGCGGACGGACTGCTGCGCGCCGCCTGGCGGTGGGCCACTCCCGGCGGTGCTCTGCTCGACCTGCCGGGGCCGCCCTCCGCCTCCGGAGTCCGCTCCGACGGGCTCGAAGGCTACGCCCGCACCTTCCTCGCAGCCGCCTTCCGTGTCGCGGGCGGCGGCGGGAAGGACCCGCACGGCTGGCTCGACCGCTACGCGCGGGGGCTCGCCGCCGGCACCCGCGCCCCCGGCCGGGACGACGCGGAGTCCTGGCCCCGCATCCGCGACCTGCACGTCCACGGCCAGCCCATGGTCGAATCCGCCTCCGTGGCCCTCGGACTGCGGCTGACCCGGCCGTGGCTGTGGGACCGGCTGGACAGTGCCGTGCAGGACCGGACCGAGGAGTGGCTGCGCGGCGCCCTGCGCCACGCGCCCGCCCCGAACAACTGGTACCTCTTCCCTTTCACGGTGGCCGGATTCCTGGAGTCCGTCGGCCGAGGGGACGCCGAGACGTCCCGGGCCCGCCGCCGCGGCCTCGGCCTCCTGGAGCAGTGGTACGCCGGCCAGGGCTGGTACGCCGACGGCGACGGCCGCGCCTTCGACCACTACAACGGCTGGGCCCTGCACCTCTACCCCGTGCTCGACGCCCACCTCGCGGCCGGGGACGGCGCCCCGCCCGGCCCCGCCCGGCCGCACGGCGCCCGGCTGCGCACGCACCTCGACAGCCACTCCCTGCTCTTCGGGGCCGACGGTGCCCCGCTCTACTTCGGGCGCTCCCTGACCTACCGCTTCGCCGCCGCGGCCGCCGTCGGCCTCGGCGCCGTGACCGGGCACACCCCGCTGACCCCGGGCACCTCGCGCCGGCTGCTGAGCGGCTCGCTGCGCTACTTCCTGGAGCGGGGCGCGGTCGACGACGCCGGGCTGCTCCGCCCGGGCTGGCACGGCGCACACGCGGCGACCCTGCAGCCCTACTCGGGTCCCGCCTCGCCGTACTGGGCCGCCAAGGCCTTCGTCTGCCTGCTCGCCCCCGCCGCGGATCCGCTGTGGACCGCGACGGAGGAGCCCGCGCCCTGTGAGCGCGCGGACCGGGTGCTCGCCCTGCCGGCGCCCGGCCTGCTCCTCCAGTCCACCCGCGCCGACGGCCTCGTACGCCTGCACAACCACGGCAGCGACCACGTCGGTCCGGACGAGGCCGAGTCGGCGGCGGACGAGGACCCGCTGTACGCCCGGTACGCATACTCCACCCGCACCGGGCCCACGGCGTACGGCAACATCAGGGACAACCATCTCGCCGTGGTCGTGGCGGGGACGCGCAGCGCCCGGCGCCGCATCCACCCGCTCGGGGCCGGGCACGGCGACGGATGGGGCTGGGCGGCGTCCTGGCACCGGCCCGTCTTCGCGGGCGGGACCGGGGTGCCGGGTCTGCGCGTGGACAGCGTCACCGTGGTGCGGGGCCGCCACGAACTGCGCGTCCACCGGATCCAGGGGGCTCCGGAGGGGGCTCGCGCGGAGCAGACCGGCTGGGCCGCCGGCCCCGGGGACGCGGCCCGGTCCGCGCTCCACCCCCTCCACGGGTGGCGGGAGCAGGACGAGGCGCGGGCCCCGGCGGGCACGGCCTTCACCCCGTGGGCCCTCGTACCGCGCCTGACGGCCGCGGTGGCGGGAACGGGCCTGTACGCGGCGCTGGCCACCCTCACGGCGGAGCCGGCTCCGGTTCCGGATCCGCCGGCGGCGGCCGAGGCCGTACGGGCGGACGGCAACGGCATCGAGGTCCGGTGGGCGGACGACGGATCACTGACCCGGATAGCCTTCGGGCCGGTCCGCGTGGAGCACCTGCCCGCCGGGGCCGACGGGCATCCCGGGCCTACCGGTCCGGTACCGCCAGGTACCGCGTGA
- a CDS encoding phosphoribosyltransferase family protein: MFFADREDAGRRLAAVLGHLEQERPVVLGLPRGGVPVAFEVARALGAPLDVIVVRKLGVPYHRELGFGAIGEGGVRVISEEIVRRSGVAAGDLAAVEHAEEAELVRRAGRFRAGRERVRLDGRTVLVVDDGIATGATAAAACRVVRAMGAARVVLAAPVAPPDAVARLRTEADEVVCLSTPSGFSAVGQWYQDFSQTPDEEVVLLLAQAAGAGQRVEAEEEVRVDAGGVGLAGDLALPPGAGAVVVFAHGSGSSRHSPRNRSVAAALRRAGLGTLLFDLLTPAEEARRANVFDIETLARRLTDATHWLRRREPLPVGYFGASTGAAAALCAAAAAGTEVGAVVSRGGRPDLAGALLTGVRAPTLLIVGGRDTTVLDLNRQAQARLRCENRLDVIPGATHLFEEPGALEEVSGLARDWFTRYLAVPDR, encoded by the coding sequence GTGTTCTTCGCCGACCGCGAGGACGCCGGACGGCGCCTCGCCGCGGTCCTCGGGCACCTGGAGCAGGAGCGTCCCGTCGTCCTGGGCCTGCCCCGCGGCGGGGTCCCCGTCGCCTTCGAGGTGGCGCGGGCGCTCGGTGCGCCGCTCGATGTGATCGTGGTCCGCAAGCTCGGGGTTCCCTACCACCGCGAGCTGGGCTTCGGTGCCATCGGCGAGGGCGGGGTACGGGTGATCAGTGAGGAGATCGTCCGCCGCAGCGGGGTCGCGGCCGGGGATCTCGCGGCCGTCGAGCACGCCGAGGAGGCGGAGCTCGTGCGGCGGGCCGGACGGTTCCGCGCCGGCCGGGAACGGGTGCGGCTGGACGGGCGGACGGTGCTCGTCGTCGACGACGGGATCGCGACCGGCGCCACGGCCGCCGCCGCCTGCCGCGTGGTACGGGCGATGGGCGCGGCCCGGGTGGTGCTGGCGGCGCCGGTGGCTCCGCCGGACGCGGTCGCCCGGCTGCGCACCGAGGCGGACGAGGTCGTGTGCCTGTCCACGCCGAGCGGCTTCTCGGCCGTCGGCCAGTGGTACCAGGACTTCTCCCAGACCCCCGACGAGGAGGTCGTCCTCCTGCTGGCGCAGGCAGCCGGAGCCGGGCAGCGAGTGGAGGCCGAGGAGGAGGTACGGGTGGACGCGGGCGGCGTCGGGCTGGCCGGCGACCTCGCCCTGCCGCCCGGCGCCGGGGCGGTGGTCGTGTTCGCGCACGGCTCCGGCAGCAGCCGCCACAGCCCGCGCAACCGGTCGGTGGCCGCCGCCCTGCGCCGGGCGGGCCTGGGCACCCTGCTCTTCGACCTGCTCACCCCGGCCGAGGAGGCACGCCGGGCGAACGTCTTCGACATCGAGACCCTCGCCCGCCGGCTGACGGACGCCACGCACTGGCTGCGGCGCCGCGAGCCCCTTCCCGTCGGCTACTTCGGAGCGAGCACCGGAGCGGCGGCCGCCCTGTGCGCCGCCGCGGCCGCCGGCACCGAGGTCGGCGCCGTGGTCTCCCGCGGCGGCCGCCCCGACCTCGCCGGGGCGCTGCTCACCGGCGTACGGGCGCCGACCCTGCTCATCGTGGGCGGCCGCGACACCACCGTCCTCGACCTCAACCGGCAGGCCCAGGCGCGGCTGCGCTGCGAGAACCGCCTCGACGTCATCCCCGGCGCCACGCACCTCTTCGAGGAGCCGGGAGCCCTGGAAGAGGTCTCCGGCCTCGCCCGTGACTGGTTCACGCGGTACCTGGCGGTACCGGACCGGTAG
- a CDS encoding VOC family protein has product MNWTLEVIPVPVGDMDRAKEFYADKAGFAVDLDDEVAPGVRIIQMTPSGSRCSIAMLQGLPAAPGTKQMAPGTLQGLQICVTDIEAARAELVERGVDVSPVRHLGESGWTEGKGGTWNSFMTFEDPDGNGWIVQEAPSELSER; this is encoded by the coding sequence GTGAACTGGACCCTCGAAGTCATCCCCGTCCCTGTCGGCGACATGGACCGCGCGAAGGAGTTCTACGCAGACAAGGCCGGCTTCGCCGTCGACCTCGACGACGAGGTCGCCCCCGGTGTGCGCATCATCCAGATGACCCCGTCCGGCTCCCGCTGCTCGATCGCGATGCTCCAGGGGCTGCCCGCCGCGCCCGGTACGAAGCAGATGGCGCCGGGGACGCTCCAAGGGCTCCAGATCTGTGTGACGGACATCGAGGCGGCCCGCGCGGAGCTGGTGGAGCGCGGGGTGGACGTCTCCCCGGTCCGCCACCTCGGCGAATCGGGGTGGACCGAGGGCAAGGGCGGGACCTGGAACTCGTTCATGACGTTCGAGGACCCGGACGGCAACGGCTGGATCGTCCAGGAGGCCCCGTCGGAGCTGTCGGAACGCTGA
- a CDS encoding FAD-binding oxidoreductase → MGKPIDDLRTRVRGAVVAPQDDGYDEARRVNNAMIDRKPAAVVRCANAGDVMAVVDFARDQGLDLAVRGGGHSVPGFGTCDGGVVADLSGMRSVRVDPRGRTARADGGATWGDFNAATHAFGLATTGGIISTTGVGGLTLGGGIGYLARGLGLSCDNLLSADVVTADGQLLVASEEENQDLFWALRGGSGNFGAVTSFEFALSPVKDIYGGPILFELADAATVLRSFREIIADAPEQLGGFPAFQIAPPLPFIPEDRHGQPFALIVACWSGPVEEGERALQPFHDIAPVVAEHVGPMPYPALNSAFDALVPPGLQHYWKANFVTELTDEAIEAHLRFGPRLPAVNSTVHIYPVNGACHRVAPDATAYAYRDANFATVIAGMWPDPADNEANTAWVRDYYEATAPHSEEGGYINFMAEDDQGRIRANYKGNYDRLVEVKRTYDPGNLFHLNQNIRP, encoded by the coding sequence ATGGGCAAGCCGATCGATGACTTGCGCACACGGGTGCGCGGGGCGGTCGTCGCCCCTCAGGACGACGGCTACGACGAGGCCCGCAGGGTCAACAACGCGATGATCGACAGGAAGCCGGCGGCCGTCGTGCGCTGCGCCAACGCCGGTGACGTCATGGCCGTGGTCGACTTCGCCCGCGACCAAGGGCTCGATCTGGCGGTCCGCGGCGGCGGGCACAGCGTGCCCGGTTTCGGAACCTGTGACGGCGGCGTGGTGGCCGACCTGTCCGGGATGCGGTCCGTCCGCGTCGATCCCCGCGGCCGGACGGCCCGCGCGGACGGCGGCGCGACCTGGGGCGACTTCAACGCGGCGACGCACGCCTTCGGCCTGGCCACCACCGGCGGGATCATCTCCACCACCGGAGTCGGCGGTCTCACCCTCGGCGGCGGCATCGGCTACCTCGCCCGCGGGCTCGGCCTGAGCTGCGACAACCTGCTGTCGGCCGATGTGGTGACGGCGGACGGGCAGTTGCTCGTCGCGAGCGAGGAGGAGAACCAGGACCTGTTCTGGGCCCTTCGCGGCGGCAGCGGCAACTTCGGTGCGGTGACCTCCTTCGAGTTCGCGCTCAGCCCCGTCAAGGACATCTACGGCGGGCCGATCCTCTTCGAACTGGCCGACGCCGCAACCGTCCTGCGCTCCTTCCGCGAAATCATCGCCGACGCCCCGGAGCAACTCGGCGGCTTCCCCGCCTTCCAGATCGCACCGCCGCTCCCCTTCATCCCGGAGGACCGGCACGGCCAGCCGTTCGCCCTGATCGTGGCCTGCTGGTCCGGGCCCGTCGAGGAGGGGGAGCGCGCCCTCCAGCCCTTCCACGACATCGCACCGGTGGTCGCCGAACACGTCGGCCCCATGCCGTACCCCGCGCTCAACAGCGCCTTCGACGCGCTCGTACCGCCCGGCCTCCAGCACTACTGGAAGGCCAACTTCGTGACCGAGCTGACCGACGAGGCGATCGAGGCGCACCTGCGGTTCGGGCCGCGGCTGCCGGCCGTGAACTCGACCGTGCACATCTATCCGGTCAACGGGGCCTGCCACCGCGTCGCCCCGGACGCCACGGCCTACGCCTACCGCGACGCCAACTTCGCCACCGTCATCGCCGGGATGTGGCCCGACCCCGCCGACAACGAGGCCAACACCGCGTGGGTCCGCGACTACTACGAGGCGACCGCCCCGCACTCCGAGGAGGGCGGCTACATCAACTTCATGGCGGAGGACGACCAGGGCCGGATCCGGGCCAACTACAAGGGGAACTACGACCGGTTGGTGGAGGTGAAGCGGACCTACGATCCGGGCAACCTCTTCCACCTCAACCAGAACATCAGGCCGTAG
- a CDS encoding VOC family protein: MTGDLPSAQRFYGAVMGWRFRATRLGEGFSVAFRDGAPVAGLGALANRLVLPAAWTPYFAVDDADVTAARIVERGATMAVGPLAFGTGRAALASDPDGAVFGFWQGEVIPDWTVGQGSAPAWLELRTRDAFAAAVFYGEVLDWAGERAGCCTVSYEHDHVVLRHGNDTTARIVGGALEEAPDPQIRPRWHVHFRVPDLEAALETATGLGGRVLSPVENTSTSRSVVLADPDGASFTVVAPQDS, translated from the coding sequence ATGACCGGGGACCTCCCCTCGGCGCAGCGGTTCTACGGGGCCGTCATGGGCTGGCGCTTCCGCGCCACCCGGCTCGGGGAGGGCTTCTCCGTCGCCTTCCGCGACGGCGCCCCGGTGGCCGGGCTGGGCGCACTGGCCAACCGGCTGGTCCTGCCGGCCGCCTGGACCCCGTACTTCGCCGTCGACGACGCCGACGTCACCGCGGCGCGGATCGTGGAACGCGGCGCGACCATGGCGGTCGGCCCCCTCGCCTTCGGCACCGGACGCGCCGCGCTGGCCTCCGACCCCGACGGGGCGGTCTTCGGGTTCTGGCAGGGCGAGGTCATCCCGGACTGGACGGTCGGCCAGGGCAGTGCCCCCGCCTGGCTCGAACTGCGCACCCGCGACGCCTTCGCGGCGGCCGTCTTCTACGGCGAGGTCCTCGACTGGGCCGGTGAGCGGGCCGGCTGCTGCACGGTCTCCTACGAACACGACCACGTCGTCCTGCGCCACGGCAACGACACCACGGCGCGCATCGTGGGCGGGGCCCTCGAAGAGGCCCCCGATCCGCAGATCCGACCGCGCTGGCACGTCCATTTCCGCGTCCCCGACCTCGAAGCGGCCCTGGAAACCGCCACCGGGCTCGGCGGCCGCGTCCTCTCCCCCGTGGAGAACACCAGCACCAGCCGTTCGGTCGTCCTGGCCGACCCGGACGGCGCGTCGTTCACCGTGGTGGCCCCCCAGGACAGCTGA
- a CDS encoding GlxA family transcriptional regulator, with amino-acid sequence MPPFTSVAAYAPPGVGMLAVGVVTEVFGPREGLPRFDFALCADRPGPVPTDLGVPLAVEYGLERMATADLVVALPWAGFRTPLPPAVLEALSAAHERGALVAAHCVGTYALAAAGLLDGRRATTHWRFAQPLAARHPEVTVDAHALYVDEGRVVTGAGAAAGFDLFLHLVRREHGAATANALARDLVLPSHREGGQAQYLAAPVPEDAQDTRLADVLAWAREHLHEPLPVAELARRAVMSKRSFARRFTAATGTTPHAWLVGLRLSRAEELLETTGLSVEEIARTVGFASAAVLREQFVRRRGVPPRSYRRSFTRTP; translated from the coding sequence ATGCCGCCCTTCACCTCCGTCGCCGCCTACGCCCCGCCCGGCGTCGGCATGCTCGCCGTCGGCGTCGTCACCGAGGTGTTCGGCCCGCGCGAAGGGCTGCCGCGCTTCGACTTCGCGCTGTGCGCCGACCGGCCCGGGCCGGTCCCCACCGACCTCGGGGTGCCGCTCGCGGTCGAGTACGGGCTGGAGCGGATGGCCACCGCCGACCTGGTGGTCGCCCTGCCCTGGGCGGGCTTTCGCACACCGCTCCCGCCGGCCGTGCTGGAGGCCCTGTCCGCCGCCCACGAACGCGGCGCCCTGGTCGCGGCCCACTGCGTCGGCACGTACGCCCTGGCCGCCGCCGGACTGCTCGACGGGCGGCGGGCCACGACCCACTGGCGGTTCGCGCAGCCGCTGGCCGCCCGCCATCCGGAGGTCACGGTCGACGCCCACGCCCTCTACGTCGACGAGGGCCGCGTCGTCACGGGGGCCGGAGCCGCCGCCGGATTCGACCTCTTCCTGCACCTGGTCCGGCGGGAGCACGGCGCCGCGACCGCCAACGCCCTCGCGCGCGACCTCGTACTGCCCTCCCACCGCGAGGGCGGGCAGGCCCAGTACCTCGCCGCCCCCGTTCCCGAGGACGCCCAGGACACCCGCCTCGCCGACGTCCTGGCCTGGGCCCGCGAGCACCTCCACGAGCCGCTGCCCGTCGCGGAGCTGGCGCGGCGCGCCGTGATGAGCAAGCGCTCCTTCGCCCGCCGCTTCACCGCGGCCACGGGCACCACCCCGCACGCCTGGCTGGTCGGCCTGCGGCTGAGCCGCGCCGAGGAGCTGCTGGAGACCACCGGCCTGTCCGTCGAGGAGATCGCCCGCACGGTGGGGTTCGCGAGCGCGGCCGTGCTCCGGGAGCAGTTCGTACGCCGCCGCGGTGTGCCGCCGCGCTCCTACCGGCGGTCCTTCACCCGTACGCCCTAG
- a CDS encoding alpha/beta fold hydrolase → MPTFSAHDGTRLAYRTSGTGDPVVCLPGGPADSAYLGDLGGLSAHRRLIISDLRGTGRSARSEDPAGYRCDRLVDDVEALREHLGLAEIDLLAHCAGANVAAQYAARFPHRVRRLALITPSTRAVGIDISGQTRLDLARLRAHEPWFPAAFAALQAIGAGTGSDMDAIAPFLYGRWDERARRHHEAGRPGNAEAVARFGAEGAFDPAATRAALAAFAAPVLLLAGEFDLNSPPSSAAEFAALFPDAFLVVQPGAGHSPWVDDADRFAAATAAFLG, encoded by the coding sequence ATGCCCACTTTCTCCGCACACGACGGCACCCGGCTCGCCTACCGCACCTCCGGAACCGGCGACCCCGTGGTCTGCCTCCCCGGCGGCCCCGCGGACTCCGCCTACCTCGGCGACCTCGGCGGCCTGTCCGCGCACCGCCGACTGATCATCTCCGACCTGCGCGGCACCGGCCGGTCCGCCCGGTCCGAGGACCCCGCCGGCTACCGCTGCGACCGCCTGGTCGACGACGTCGAGGCCCTGCGCGAACACCTGGGCCTGGCCGAGATCGACCTGCTCGCCCACTGCGCCGGGGCGAACGTCGCGGCGCAGTACGCGGCCCGGTTCCCGCACCGCGTGCGCAGGCTGGCGCTGATCACCCCCAGCACCCGGGCCGTCGGCATCGACATCAGCGGGCAGACGCGCCTCGATCTGGCCCGACTGCGGGCGCACGAGCCGTGGTTCCCGGCCGCCTTCGCCGCGCTGCAGGCCATCGGCGCGGGCACCGGCAGCGACATGGACGCCATCGCCCCCTTCCTCTACGGCCGTTGGGACGAACGGGCACGCCGCCACCACGAGGCCGGCCGGCCCGGCAACGCGGAGGCCGTGGCCCGCTTCGGGGCCGAGGGGGCCTTCGATCCGGCGGCCACCCGCGCCGCGCTCGCCGCCTTCGCGGCCCCCGTCCTGCTGCTCGCCGGGGAGTTCGACCTGAACAGCCCTCCGTCCTCGGCGGCCGAGTTCGCCGCGCTCTTCCCCGATGCCTTCCTCGTCGTACAGCCGGGCGCCGGGCACTCCCCCTGGGTCGACGACGCCGACCGCTTCGCGGCGGCCACGGCGGCGTTCCTCGGCTAG